A region from the Cannabis sativa cultivar Pink pepper isolate KNU-18-1 chromosome 9, ASM2916894v1, whole genome shotgun sequence genome encodes:
- the LOC115722609 gene encoding SUN domain-containing protein 1 — protein MSASTVSITANPGTRRRSAVVVSTEKSKNIELVSAEPQNKTGDDKSTTGNGRDLSHHSIRSEAVLERTSREAVQTKKSAATSTVSPPLTTNGRRSRKVASPKPRWATALSVFGKNFVLLLLLAGLVQIVRKFALGSGDDGEGGSPLAFSDFEGRIAEIEKLFKSTTKMMQVQVEVVDRKIDHEVGGLREEVGKMIEEKGSVLENRLIELESQGESLARSLGELKDVNWLSKDEFNKIFEELKNKITGDDDGNGKASLNDIRVYARDLVLKEIEKHAADGLGRVDYALGSGGGMVVKHSEPYLVGKGGKWFLRSASYDVHNDARKMLKPSFGEPGQCFALKGSSGFVEIRLRTAIIPEAVTLEHVAKSVAFDRSSAPKNCRVSGWLQEQNSEWSYDSEKMFLLAEFSYDLEKSNAQTFNVLESVGSNVVDTIRLDFTSNHGSPSHTCIYRLRMHGHEPYSVSTMPMQS, from the exons ATGTCGGCTTCGACCGTATCCATTACGGCGAATCCCGGTACTCGGCGGAGGTCGGCGGTTGTGGTGTCAACAGAGAAGTCAAAGAATATCGAGTTGGTTTCCGCCGAGCCCCAAAACAAAACCGGTGATGATAAATCCACCACCGGAAATGGCAGAGATCTGAGTCACCATTCGATTAGGAGTGAGGCTGTTCTCGAGCGAACTTCAAGGGAAGCCGTACAGACCAAAAAATCTGCTGCGACATCCACGGTCTCGCCTCCGTTGACAACCAACGGTCGGAGAAGTCGGAAGGTCGCCTCTCCGAAGCCCCGTTGGGCCACCGCCCTTAGTGTCTTCGGTAAGAACTTCGTTCTTCTGCTTTTGCTTGCTGGTCTTGTTCAGATTGTTAGGAAGTTTGCTTTGGGATCTGGAGATGATGGGGAAGGTGGTTCTCCTTTAGCGTTTTCTGATTTCGAGGGTAGAATTGCGGAAATTGAGAAGCTTTTTAAGTCTACTACGAAGATGATGCAGGTTCAAGTGGAGGTCGTTGATCGGAAGATTGATCATGAGGTTGGAGGGTTGAGAGAAGAAGTTGGGAAAATGATTGAGGAAAAAGGGTCTGTTTTGGAGAATAGATTGATTGAATTGGAGTCCCAAGGTGAATCTTTAGCGAGATCATTGGGTGAATTGAAAGATGTGAATTGGTTGTCTAAGGATgagtttaataagatttttgaAGAACTGAAGAACAAAATTACAGGAGATGATGATGGTAATGGAAAAGCTAGTTTGAATGACATTAGAGTGTATGCAAGAGATTTGGTATTGAAGGAGATTGAGAAACACGCAGCTGATGGGCTTGGGCGGGTGGATTATGCTTTGGGTAGTGGTGGAGGCATGGTTGTCAAACACTCTGAACCTTATTTGGTAGGAAAAGGAGGCAAGTGGTTTTTAAGGAGTGCAAGTTATGATGTTCACAATGATGCCAGAAAGATGTTAAAGCCGAGTTTTGGAGAGCCGGGACAATGTTTTGCATTGAAGGGCAGTAGTGGATTTGTTGAGATTAGGCTCAGGACAGCAATTATTCCTGAAGCTGTTACTCTGGAGCATGTTGCCAAG AGTGTTGCTTTCGACAGATCAAGTGCTCCGAAGAATTGCAGAGTCTCCGGGTGGCTGCAGGAGCAAAATTCTGAATGGTCATATGATTCAGAGAAGATGTTTCTTCTAGCCGAGTTCAGTTATGACCTTGAGAAGAGCAATGCACAGACCTTCAATGTGTTGGAGTCAGTGGGCTCTAACGTTGTTGATACTATCAGGTTAGATTTCACTTCAAACCATGGAAGCCCTTCTCATACTTGCATTTATCGCTTGAGGATGCACGGTCACGAACCATACTCGGTTTCTACGATGCCAATGCAATCTTGA